The proteins below come from a single Zea mays cultivar B73 chromosome 8, Zm-B73-REFERENCE-NAM-5.0, whole genome shotgun sequence genomic window:
- the LOC103635262 gene encoding uncharacterized protein: MDAPFVMPPISFRGGEERTPDPKPRWNPRPEQIQILEAIFNYGFCGGAPCCVTGNRCERGDRWAHSFACKSVHFFPQYIIIVSPYAWIVFVWIGAPFKQLPAITRSRNFWQSSSSPLVEIIG, from the exons ATGGACGCCCCATTCGTGATGCCCCCTATCAGTTTTAGAG GTGGCGAGGAGCGGACCCCGGATCCAAAGCCCCGGTGGAACCCCAGGCCGGAGCAGATCCAGATTCTGGAGGCCATCTTCAACTACGGCTTCTGCGGCGGTGCCCCTTGCTGCGTCACCGGGAACCGCTGCGAGCGTGGAGACCGCTGGGCTCACAGCTTTGCATGCAAGTCCGTACATTTTTTTCCTCAATACATTATTATTGTATCACCATATGCTTGGATTGTGTTCGTATGGATTGGGGCTCCATTTAAGCAGCTACCTGCCATCACTAGGTCCAGAAATTTTTGGCAGAGTTCCAGCTCTCCGCTGGTAGAAATAATAGGATAA